A genomic region of Methanosarcina thermophila TM-1 contains the following coding sequences:
- the hemL gene encoding glutamate-1-semialdehyde 2,1-aminomutase, with protein sequence MVSEATLEKSRQMYEKAKTLIPGGVSSPVRAIKPYPFYTVSADGSKIRDLDGNEYIDYCMAYGPVILGHNHPVIKEAIKAQLDKGWLYGTPTELEVNLAEKIAGYYPSIDMLRFVSTGTEATMSALRLARGFTGRNKFIKIEGGFHGAHDAVLVKAGSGATTLGEPDSLGIPADFTKYTLQVPYNDIEAMTELVEKNRDELAAVIIEPVLGNIGPITPLPGYLEELRKLTQENDVLLIFDEVITGFRLAMGGAQEYFGVVPDMTTLGKIVGGGLPIGVFGGRREIMEMISPSGPVYQAGTFSGSPCSMAAGIAVLDYLEKEKIHEKLNSKGEYMRAVLTEIVEDEGLDYSVCGIASMFKVFFGAEPHNYQEALKCDKEGYLAFFHRMLASGIFLPPSQFETNFISAAHSEEDIEKTLKAYTENL encoded by the coding sequence ATGGTATCTGAGGCAACACTTGAGAAGTCCAGACAGATGTATGAGAAAGCAAAGACCCTTATTCCGGGTGGGGTAAGCAGCCCCGTACGTGCAATCAAGCCCTATCCTTTCTATACAGTATCAGCTGACGGCTCAAAAATAAGGGACCTTGATGGGAACGAATACATCGATTACTGCATGGCTTATGGTCCTGTAATTCTTGGGCATAACCATCCCGTGATAAAAGAGGCTATTAAAGCACAGCTTGATAAAGGCTGGCTCTACGGAACCCCTACTGAACTTGAGGTAAACCTTGCAGAGAAGATTGCAGGCTATTATCCAAGTATCGATATGCTCCGTTTCGTATCAACAGGTACTGAAGCCACAATGAGTGCCCTCCGTCTTGCCCGAGGTTTTACAGGCAGGAACAAATTCATCAAAATTGAAGGCGGGTTCCACGGTGCACATGATGCAGTGCTGGTAAAAGCAGGATCAGGAGCTACAACTCTTGGAGAACCTGATTCCCTGGGCATTCCAGCGGATTTCACGAAGTACACTCTTCAGGTTCCATACAATGATATTGAAGCAATGACCGAGCTTGTAGAGAAGAATAGAGATGAACTCGCTGCAGTGATAATAGAGCCCGTACTCGGAAATATAGGTCCCATAACTCCCCTTCCCGGCTACCTGGAGGAACTCAGGAAGCTCACTCAGGAAAATGATGTGCTTCTTATATTCGATGAGGTTATCACCGGATTCAGGCTTGCAATGGGAGGAGCACAGGAATATTTCGGAGTAGTGCCTGATATGACTACCCTCGGAAAGATTGTGGGAGGTGGGCTGCCTATAGGGGTTTTTGGCGGCAGGCGAGAAATTATGGAAATGATCTCCCCATCCGGGCCTGTCTACCAGGCAGGAACTTTCAGCGGAAGTCCCTGTTCCATGGCTGCGGGAATTGCAGTGCTTGACTATCTGGAAAAGGAGAAGATTCATGAGAAGCTCAATTCGAAAGGCGAGTATATGAGGGCTGTGCTCACTGAAATCGTTGAGGATGAAGGGCTTGATTACAGCGTATGCGGGATTGCTTCAATGTTCAAGGTCTTCTTCGGGGCTGAACCGCATAACTACCAGGAAGCTCTGAAGTGCGATAAGGAGGGTTACCTTGCCTTCTTCCACAGAATGCTCGCAAGTGGAATTTTCCTTCCTCCCTCACAGTTTGAGACCAATTTCATATCTGCAGCCCACAGCGAAGAGGATATAGAAAAAACCCTTAAAGCATATACCGAAAATCTCTGA
- a CDS encoding dihydroorotate dehydrogenase electron transfer subunit yields the protein MLPLNATIVKINEESPSVRTFFFDYQFETMKAGQFVMVWVRGVDEIPMGLSSKNSITVQKVGEATSKLFELKEGDSFGLRGPFGVGFTLPSKGERTLVIAGGVGAAPLAPYAEAARIAGAEVYTVLGARSADDLIFEKRFAEAGNVYVSTDDGSKGVKGFVTDVLNDLDLSAYDRIAVCGPEVMMASVFRLLEDRKLLEKSEFSLHRYFKCGIGVCGACCIDRSGLRVCKDGPVFSGVQLLDSELGKYTRDASGRRVKI from the coding sequence ATGCTTCCCCTTAATGCTACAATAGTAAAGATAAATGAAGAATCTCCTTCTGTCAGGACTTTCTTTTTCGACTATCAGTTTGAGACTATGAAAGCAGGCCAGTTTGTAATGGTCTGGGTCAGAGGCGTGGACGAGATACCCATGGGTCTCTCAAGTAAGAATTCAATAACTGTCCAGAAAGTTGGGGAGGCAACCTCAAAGCTCTTTGAATTGAAAGAAGGTGATTCTTTCGGGCTCAGAGGACCTTTCGGAGTTGGCTTTACCCTGCCTTCTAAGGGAGAGAGAACTCTAGTTATCGCAGGCGGTGTAGGAGCTGCACCTCTTGCTCCTTATGCTGAAGCTGCCCGTATTGCAGGCGCTGAAGTATATACAGTCCTTGGAGCACGGAGTGCAGATGACCTGATTTTTGAGAAGCGGTTTGCAGAAGCAGGGAATGTCTATGTTTCTACGGATGATGGCTCAAAAGGGGTAAAGGGCTTTGTTACCGATGTACTTAATGATCTCGATCTCTCGGCTTATGACAGAATTGCAGTCTGCGGACCGGAAGTAATGATGGCTTCGGTTTTCAGGCTGCTTGAGGACAGAAAGCTTCTTGAGAAATCCGAGTTTAGCCTTCACCGTTATTTCAAATGTGGCATAGGAGTCTGTGGGGCGTGCTGCATAGACCGATCAGGTCTCAGGGTTTGCAAGGATGGACCTGTATTTTCAGGAGTGCAGCTCCTTGATTCCGAGCTGGGAAAATATACACGGGACGCCAGCGGGCGAAGAGTTAAAATTTAA
- a CDS encoding right-handed parallel beta-helix repeat-containing protein: MLKRQIGTLFLAACLILTAVPAALGAQNTITVNPTGSSAQTAINNAINSVASKATSSNPGVVILSAGTYKISAPIVLKSNVVLKGSGDGTIIFATGSVCNSEGAPGYIFGSGVSNVEVSHLQFQSTATGPKDGGHGSYRNCIRLLSVSNAKIHDILFDRYLYGDGVRISKSSGINVYNCRIQSSGHDGVSFLSGTKNSRMYNNYVEVQTNTGVRVDNCANIEVDHNTFTGSAGSGWCCVQLQNTLTNVKVHHNIMHDFKGSSSSAGVGNWNAKGSISVYDNVMWNVSPYIQVGSGSNILGPSDHNVDNWVAKGYGYGSLGK, encoded by the coding sequence ATGCTAAAAAGACAGATAGGAACCCTATTCCTAGCAGCATGCCTTATTTTAACAGCCGTACCCGCTGCGTTAGGCGCGCAGAATACAATAACTGTAAATCCTACTGGGTCAAGTGCCCAGACTGCAATTAATAATGCAATAAATTCCGTAGCATCAAAAGCAACCTCAAGTAACCCTGGAGTTGTTATCCTCAGTGCTGGCACTTATAAGATAAGTGCACCTATAGTTTTGAAATCTAATGTAGTACTGAAAGGTTCCGGCGACGGCACAATAATCTTTGCCACAGGCTCAGTCTGTAATTCCGAAGGGGCGCCAGGATATATATTCGGATCAGGTGTTTCTAACGTTGAAGTATCTCATCTTCAATTCCAAAGTACGGCAACCGGACCTAAAGATGGAGGTCATGGATCATATAGAAACTGCATAAGACTCTTATCTGTGAGTAATGCTAAAATACATGACATTTTATTCGATCGCTATCTGTATGGTGATGGTGTCAGAATAAGTAAAAGCTCTGGAATAAACGTATATAATTGCAGAATACAGTCCTCAGGGCATGATGGCGTATCATTCCTCTCCGGAACCAAGAATTCCAGAATGTATAACAATTATGTTGAGGTTCAGACCAATACAGGTGTCAGAGTAGACAACTGTGCAAATATTGAAGTTGACCACAATACTTTCACAGGCAGTGCCGGATCTGGATGGTGCTGCGTTCAGCTCCAAAATACGCTGACTAATGTGAAAGTCCATCACAACATTATGCATGATTTTAAAGGATCAAGCAGCAGTGCAGGTGTTGGAAACTGGAACGCTAAAGGGTCAATTAGCGTTTATGATAACGTTATGTGGAACGTGTCTCCTTACATTCAGGTAGGCTCAGGCTCAAATATACTGGGACCATCTGATCACAACGTTGATAATTGGGTGGCGAAAGGGTACGGATACGGCTCTCTCGGCAAGTAA
- the hemA gene encoding glutamyl-tRNA reductase, whose protein sequence is MTEISSMVISHKKAKIEEMESAWHGDLDGLLHSLYNHEYVHECVVLKTCNRVEIYVVSPKSSSVLFSFAKEMGASTHIIDFYGHDESLEHLLRLAGGLESMIVGEDQILGQIKELYAHSKKAGTTGKILDTAFEKAIQVGKRIRNETKINKGSVSIGSAAVDLAEEILKGLTGKSVLVIGAGEIGVLVAKALAEKDIEAIYIANRTFKKAEELAYELGGHAVRFDDIQGYLKDADVVISGTSAPHYVLTREMVENAICDRDKARKLLLIDIANPRDIEESVSELENVELCNIDNLRVISERTLKMRKEEAKKAEAIIQEEIRLLNLQYKRQKADRIISELYKQMYDVRIREREKAVNRLGAYHTIGKIETEVLDDLTRSIVNKILAEPTKVLRQAAELGNEEFLDVASRIFCLDKERAKVEKIKPGCGSQLNQVSEEATHKE, encoded by the coding sequence GTGACAGAAATTTCAAGTATGGTTATATCCCATAAAAAAGCAAAAATTGAGGAAATGGAGTCCGCCTGGCACGGAGATCTGGACGGTCTGCTCCACAGTCTGTACAATCACGAGTATGTTCATGAATGCGTTGTCTTAAAAACCTGCAACCGTGTTGAAATTTACGTTGTTTCCCCCAAGAGCAGCAGTGTACTATTCTCTTTTGCAAAAGAAATGGGAGCTTCCACCCATATTATCGACTTTTATGGACATGATGAGTCCCTTGAACACCTGCTAAGGCTTGCTGGCGGTCTTGAATCCATGATTGTAGGTGAAGACCAGATCCTTGGACAGATAAAAGAACTCTATGCTCATTCCAAGAAAGCAGGAACGACCGGAAAAATCCTTGACACTGCTTTTGAGAAAGCTATTCAGGTAGGAAAACGTATTCGTAATGAGACCAAAATTAATAAGGGCTCAGTTTCTATAGGTTCTGCGGCTGTAGATCTTGCAGAGGAAATTCTGAAAGGGCTTACAGGAAAATCTGTGCTCGTAATCGGAGCTGGCGAAATCGGAGTCCTTGTTGCGAAGGCTCTGGCTGAAAAAGATATTGAAGCAATATACATTGCTAACCGCACATTCAAGAAAGCTGAAGAACTTGCTTACGAACTGGGAGGGCACGCAGTAAGGTTCGATGATATACAGGGTTACCTTAAAGATGCTGATGTTGTAATCAGTGGCACAAGCGCTCCTCATTACGTTTTAACTAGGGAAATGGTTGAAAATGCTATCTGTGATCGGGATAAAGCCCGCAAACTTCTCTTGATCGATATCGCAAATCCCAGGGATATAGAGGAGTCGGTTTCTGAACTGGAAAATGTGGAACTGTGCAATATTGACAATCTCAGGGTAATCAGCGAAAGAACGCTTAAAATGAGAAAAGAGGAAGCTAAAAAAGCCGAAGCTATAATTCAGGAAGAGATCAGGCTTTTAAATCTTCAGTATAAGCGCCAAAAAGCTGACAGAATTATTTCCGAGCTTTACAAACAGATGTACGATGTAAGAATAAGGGAAAGGGAAAAAGCTGTCAACAGGCTCGGTGCCTACCATACCATAGGAAAAATCGAGACTGAAGTGCTTGATGACCTTACTCGTTCCATTGTAAATAAAATTCTTGCCGAGCCTACCAAAGTTCTCCGCCAGGCTGCAGAGCTTGGAAATGAGGAGTTCCTTGATGTGGCTTCAAGGATCTTTTGCCTCGACAAAGAAAGAGCAAAAGTAGAAAAAATAAAGCCAGGCTGCGGAAGCCAGTTAAATCAGGTTTCTGAAGAAGCAACTCATAAAGAATAA
- a CDS encoding dihydroorotate dehydrogenase codes for MYTLTGLKLKNPTILAAGVLGTTGASLCRVAREGGAGAVVTKSIGPAPKAGHPNPSMFELECGFLNAMGLPNPSYLGFLQELETAKKGSDVPVIASIFGGSPDEFKEVAEGLLPGKPDAFELNVSCPHAEGYGAAIGSNPCLVEAVTAAVKDVVNVPVWVKLTPNVSDITCIGNAAESGGADAVVAINTVKGMAIDIESGYPILGNRSGGLSGKAIKPIAVKCIYDLYTALEIPVIGVGGVSSWQDAVEMIMAGAAAVQIGSAVYDRLDIFSEISIGIEAFLKRKGYSDIKGLIGLSHEMV; via the coding sequence ATGTATACGCTTACCGGACTTAAATTGAAAAATCCTACCATTCTTGCAGCTGGAGTGCTTGGTACAACCGGAGCATCGCTGTGCAGGGTTGCACGTGAAGGAGGAGCAGGAGCGGTTGTAACCAAATCCATAGGTCCTGCACCTAAAGCCGGGCATCCCAACCCCAGCATGTTCGAGCTTGAATGCGGATTTCTAAATGCTATGGGGCTTCCGAACCCTTCCTATCTCGGATTTCTCCAGGAACTCGAAACTGCAAAAAAGGGCTCCGACGTTCCGGTAATTGCAAGTATCTTCGGTGGGAGCCCTGATGAGTTTAAAGAAGTTGCCGAGGGTCTGCTACCTGGAAAGCCCGATGCTTTCGAGCTTAATGTAAGCTGTCCGCATGCAGAAGGGTACGGGGCTGCTATCGGCTCTAACCCCTGCCTGGTAGAAGCAGTTACTGCCGCAGTAAAAGATGTGGTAAACGTACCTGTATGGGTTAAGCTTACACCGAACGTTTCTGACATTACGTGCATAGGAAATGCGGCTGAGTCAGGGGGCGCAGATGCAGTTGTCGCAATTAATACCGTAAAAGGTATGGCAATAGATATCGAGTCCGGGTATCCTATCCTGGGAAACCGCTCAGGTGGGCTTTCAGGAAAGGCTATAAAACCCATAGCTGTCAAATGCATTTATGATCTCTACACTGCCCTGGAAATCCCTGTAATAGGGGTAGGCGGGGTATCCTCCTGGCAGGATGCCGTGGAGATGATAATGGCAGGGGCAGCCGCTGTTCAGATAGGGTCTGCGGTGTATGACAGACTTGATATATTCTCCGAAATCAGTATAGGGATCGAAGCTTTCCTTAAGAGGAAAGGTTATTCGGATATAAAAGGATTAATAGGACTTTCCCATGAGATGGTCTGA
- the hemC gene encoding hydroxymethylbilane synthase, whose translation MIIGTRGSQLALAQAKSVARLLEAQGVETSLKIIKTSGDRFTDRPLHAVSSGVGAFVRELDDVMLAGEIDIAVHSMKDMPTVRPATLSTAAVLKRDTPFDILLTYDGTPLDELPEQSIIGTSSLRRAAQIKRYRPDLITQDLRGNIDTRLRKLKEGKYDGILLAKAGLERMGWELEGEILSPDFFCPSPNQGTIAVVTRAGTEAEAVVSRLDHADSRIATEIERILISELGGGCTTPVGSYAKITPDRKEIHVRAEVLSLDGDESVRIDEFIPMLGGLEEATELGHRLAEMGGRKLAEDALLQLSGSSCDPYNLYD comes from the coding sequence ATGATAATAGGTACGCGGGGCAGCCAGCTTGCGCTTGCCCAGGCCAAGAGTGTTGCACGCCTTTTGGAAGCACAGGGCGTTGAAACCAGTTTGAAAATTATAAAAACTAGCGGAGACAGGTTTACGGACCGACCTCTGCATGCGGTATCAAGCGGAGTAGGGGCTTTCGTCAGAGAGCTGGACGATGTTATGCTTGCAGGAGAAATAGATATTGCTGTCCATTCCATGAAGGATATGCCAACTGTCCGCCCTGCAACCCTTTCAACCGCTGCCGTATTGAAGCGGGATACTCCATTCGATATTCTGCTCACTTATGACGGGACACCTCTGGATGAACTTCCCGAACAGTCCATTATAGGGACAAGTTCCCTGAGAAGGGCTGCCCAGATCAAGCGTTACAGACCTGACCTTATTACACAGGATTTAAGAGGTAATATCGATACAAGGCTCAGAAAACTCAAAGAGGGAAAATACGACGGTATCCTTCTTGCGAAAGCAGGACTTGAACGCATGGGCTGGGAGCTTGAAGGAGAGATCCTCTCTCCTGATTTCTTCTGCCCCTCCCCGAACCAGGGTACGATTGCAGTTGTCACAAGGGCAGGCACTGAAGCTGAAGCTGTGGTCTCCAGGCTTGACCATGCTGATAGCCGGATTGCCACAGAAATCGAGCGCATCCTGATTTCCGAACTCGGAGGAGGCTGCACCACTCCGGTAGGGTCATACGCCAAAATTACGCCTGACAGAAAAGAAATCCATGTTCGAGCTGAAGTCCTTTCCCTTGATGGGGACGAATCTGTAAGAATAGACGAATTTATCCCCATGCTGGGGGGTCTTGAAGAAGCCACGGAACTGGGACACAGGCTTGCAGAGATGGGCGGCAGGAAACTGGCTGAAGATGCACTACTGCAGCTTTCCGGAAGCTCATGTGACCCGTACAATCTATACGACTGA
- a CDS encoding fumarylacetoacetate hydrolase family protein, with the protein MIGRFRSGDEIFYGEIEDGHVYPKGGASAGIFELSELRVLPPSSPSKIVCVGLNYRDHAEEMHMEVPDTPVIFLKPPSAVIGHEDKIIYPASSSRVEYEAELAVVIGKRCKNISALKAEDVIAGYTCFNDVTARDLQQKDGQWTRAKSFDTFAAFGPYLAFPDELDVNDAKITCRVNGETRQASSTSNFIFDIPYLIEFITEIMTLEVGDVIATGTPPGVGELQREDIVEVEIQGIGILRNEVV; encoded by the coding sequence ATGATTGGAAGGTTCAGATCAGGAGATGAGATTTTCTATGGAGAAATAGAAGATGGGCATGTGTATCCAAAGGGAGGAGCTTCCGCAGGAATCTTTGAGCTTTCGGAACTTCGCGTCCTTCCGCCTTCGTCTCCCTCCAAAATTGTGTGTGTTGGCCTGAACTACAGAGATCATGCTGAAGAGATGCACATGGAAGTCCCGGATACTCCTGTTATCTTTTTGAAACCTCCTTCAGCCGTTATAGGGCATGAGGATAAGATAATTTATCCTGCATCCAGCTCCAGAGTGGAATATGAAGCCGAACTTGCAGTCGTGATAGGCAAACGCTGTAAAAATATCTCTGCCTTAAAAGCCGAGGATGTAATTGCTGGCTATACCTGTTTTAACGATGTAACCGCGCGGGATCTTCAGCAAAAAGACGGACAGTGGACAAGAGCAAAGAGTTTTGATACTTTTGCAGCTTTTGGACCCTATCTTGCATTTCCAGATGAGCTTGATGTTAATGATGCAAAAATTACCTGCAGGGTGAATGGGGAAACTAGACAGGCTTCCAGCACTTCAAACTTTATTTTTGACATTCCTTATCTTATTGAATTTATCACCGAGATCATGACCCTGGAAGTCGGAGATGTTATTGCCACAGGAACTCCGCCTGGTGTTGGAGAACTTCAGCGTGAGGACATTGTGGAAGTTGAAATCCAGGGAATCGGAATACTAAGAAACGAGGTTGTCTGA
- the hemB gene encoding porphobilinogen synthase encodes MFPDVRLRRLRRGKIRNLVRETTLSLDDLVQPIFVNETIESPIEISSMPGVYSFPLSEVVYEAKEIAELGILAVILFGVPAFKDAEGSSSYGETDVIQEAVRRIKAELGDELVVITDICMCEYTSHGHCGIVDFETKEILNDPTLEVLGKIAVSHAKAGADMVAPSGMMDGMVAAIRQALDMEGFENIPIMSYAAKFHSAFYGPFREAAESGYSFGDRSTYQMDPANSDEALREVTLDVAEGADIIMVKPALSYLDIIYRVKTEYAMPTAAYNVSGEYAMIKAAAANGWLDEKKAIYESLISIKRAGADIIITYFAKDAARMLK; translated from the coding sequence ATGTTTCCAGATGTCAGGTTAAGACGATTGAGAAGAGGAAAAATCAGGAACCTTGTGCGTGAAACTACGTTATCCTTAGATGACCTGGTTCAGCCTATCTTTGTGAATGAGACTATCGAGTCCCCTATTGAGATTTCTTCCATGCCCGGAGTATATAGTTTTCCGCTTTCGGAAGTTGTATATGAGGCGAAAGAGATCGCAGAACTAGGAATTCTTGCAGTAATTCTTTTCGGAGTGCCTGCTTTCAAGGACGCGGAAGGCAGTTCCTCCTATGGGGAAACTGACGTCATCCAGGAGGCTGTCCGGAGAATCAAAGCCGAACTCGGGGATGAACTTGTAGTGATCACAGATATCTGCATGTGTGAATACACAAGCCATGGGCACTGTGGGATTGTTGATTTCGAAACAAAAGAAATTCTTAATGACCCTACCCTTGAGGTTCTCGGAAAAATCGCGGTCAGCCACGCAAAAGCAGGCGCAGATATGGTAGCTCCTTCAGGAATGATGGATGGAATGGTAGCAGCTATCAGGCAGGCGCTTGACATGGAAGGTTTTGAGAATATTCCGATTATGTCCTATGCTGCAAAATTCCACTCGGCTTTTTACGGGCCCTTCAGGGAAGCCGCCGAATCGGGCTATTCTTTTGGAGACCGTTCAACATATCAGATGGATCCCGCAAACAGCGATGAAGCTCTCAGGGAAGTAACCCTCGATGTGGCAGAAGGTGCCGATATAATAATGGTAAAGCCTGCCCTTTCTTATCTTGATATTATCTACAGGGTAAAGACAGAATACGCAATGCCGACAGCCGCATATAATGTAAGCGGGGAGTATGCAATGATCAAAGCCGCCGCAGCTAACGGCTGGCTTGATGAAAAGAAAGCCATATACGAATCTCTTATCTCCATCAAAAGGGCAGGAGCTGACATCATCATTACCTACTTTGCAAAGGATGCTGCCCGCATGTTGAAGTAA
- a CDS encoding glutamate--tRNA ligase has translation MTLSPEDLKTIEKYAYQNAVKYGKAPQPKAVMGKVMGECPQLRSDPKAVSEALEAIVAEISKENPETWEAKLSEIAPELIEALNVKKEPEKGLKPLEGAEMGKVVMRFAPNPNGPATLGSARGMVVNSEYVKMYKGKFILRFDDTDPDIKRPMLEAYDWYLDDFKWLGVVPDQVVYASDRFPLYYDYARKLIEMGKAYVCFCKGENFKRFKDAKKACPHRDTSPEENLMHWEKMLAGEYEDHQAVLRIKTDIEHKDPALRDWGAFRIRKMSHPRPEIGNKYVVWPLLDFAGAIEDHELGMTHIIRGKDLIDSEKRQSYIYKYFGWKYPITTHWGRVKIHEFGKFSTSTLRKAIEAGEYSGWDDPRLPTVRAIRRRGIQAEALKRFMIDMGVGMTDVSISMESLYAENRKIVDPIANRYFFVWNPVELEIIDAEPTVVKAPLHPTDHTRGFREIAVENKVLICHDDVDKLKVGSIIRLKDFCNIEITSLSPLRAKISDISLEALKKAKAKIIHWVPLDGINVKVRGPEGDIDGIGEQGIAAELDKIVQFERFGFCRIDSVDEGQTVAYFAHK, from the coding sequence ATGACTTTAAGTCCTGAAGACCTTAAAACAATTGAAAAATATGCTTATCAAAACGCTGTAAAATATGGAAAAGCTCCCCAACCCAAGGCTGTAATGGGTAAGGTAATGGGGGAGTGCCCTCAACTTCGATCCGACCCGAAGGCGGTATCAGAGGCTCTTGAAGCCATTGTCGCCGAAATTAGCAAAGAGAATCCTGAAACTTGGGAGGCAAAGCTTTCGGAAATTGCCCCCGAACTTATTGAAGCCCTGAACGTGAAAAAGGAACCTGAAAAAGGCTTAAAACCTCTTGAGGGGGCGGAAATGGGTAAGGTTGTGATGCGTTTTGCCCCGAATCCAAACGGGCCTGCAACCCTGGGCAGTGCAAGAGGTATGGTAGTTAATTCCGAATACGTGAAGATGTATAAGGGAAAGTTCATCTTGCGCTTTGATGATACTGATCCTGATATAAAACGCCCCATGCTTGAAGCTTATGACTGGTATCTCGATGACTTCAAATGGCTCGGGGTTGTGCCTGACCAGGTGGTTTATGCCTCTGATCGCTTCCCTCTCTATTACGATTACGCAAGAAAACTCATTGAAATGGGCAAAGCTTACGTTTGTTTCTGTAAAGGAGAAAACTTCAAGCGATTCAAGGATGCTAAAAAAGCGTGCCCGCACAGGGATACCAGCCCTGAAGAAAACCTTATGCACTGGGAGAAGATGCTTGCTGGGGAATATGAAGACCACCAGGCAGTGCTGAGGATAAAGACGGATATAGAACATAAGGATCCTGCTTTGAGGGATTGGGGTGCTTTCAGAATAAGAAAGATGTCGCATCCCCGCCCTGAAATAGGGAATAAGTACGTTGTTTGGCCCCTTCTGGATTTTGCAGGGGCTATTGAAGATCACGAGCTGGGTATGACCCATATCATTAGAGGAAAAGATCTTATAGATAGCGAAAAGCGGCAGAGCTACATTTACAAATACTTCGGCTGGAAGTACCCCATAACAACTCACTGGGGCAGGGTCAAGATCCATGAGTTTGGAAAGTTCAGTACAAGCACCCTTAGAAAAGCCATCGAAGCAGGAGAATATAGCGGCTGGGATGATCCGAGGCTTCCCACAGTTCGGGCTATCCGACGCCGTGGAATCCAGGCTGAAGCCCTCAAGAGGTTCATGATCGATATGGGAGTTGGAATGACCGATGTAAGCATAAGTATGGAGTCTCTCTATGCTGAGAACCGTAAAATCGTAGACCCCATCGCAAACCGCTACTTCTTTGTCTGGAATCCGGTAGAACTGGAAATTATAGATGCCGAACCTACTGTTGTTAAAGCTCCGCTTCATCCCACTGACCATACAAGAGGATTCCGGGAGATCGCGGTAGAAAATAAGGTGCTTATTTGCCATGATGATGTCGATAAGCTAAAAGTGGGCTCTATCATCCGCTTGAAGGATTTCTGCAATATTGAAATCACTTCTCTTTCCCCGTTACGGGCAAAAATCTCTGATATTTCTCTTGAAGCTCTTAAAAAAGCAAAAGCAAAAATTATCCACTGGGTCCCACTTGACGGCATAAATGTGAAAGTGCGTGGTCCCGAAGGCGATATTGATGGGATTGGAGAGCAGGGAATTGCAGCCGAACTTGATAAGATCGTACAGTTCGAACGCTTCGGTTTCTGCAGAATTGATTCAGTAGATGAGGGACAAACTGTGGCATATTTTGCCCACAAATGA
- a CDS encoding precorrin-2 dehydrogenase/sirohydrochlorin ferrochelatase family protein produces the protein MAETNNFLPLMLDLSGRKIVIFGGGSVGERKAELFSGCADTLVVSLEFSKRLYELEASGKVRLIRLDLLTASDSELRELISGAFIVTPATSNSELNRKITAIARENDILINQVDALGSVVIPSVIKRGDLTIGISTLGHSPAVSKYTRRQIEGVITPEYSDMIRLQDELRNYLKKHVGDQRERQKILWIILENEAIWNDLSESYEKAAERAYAIVSDYLENSSR, from the coding sequence ATGGCTGAAACAAATAATTTTCTCCCGCTTATGCTTGACCTGTCTGGCAGAAAAATCGTTATATTTGGAGGCGGTTCGGTTGGAGAACGCAAAGCCGAATTATTCTCAGGCTGCGCAGATACCCTTGTTGTCAGCCTCGAGTTCTCCAAACGGCTGTACGAGCTTGAAGCTTCAGGCAAGGTGCGGCTTATTCGGCTTGACCTGTTAACGGCATCGGATTCTGAACTCAGGGAACTTATCTCAGGAGCCTTTATTGTCACACCCGCAACAAGCAATTCCGAACTAAATAGAAAGATTACAGCCATTGCACGAGAAAACGATATTTTGATTAATCAGGTAGACGCTTTAGGTAGTGTCGTAATCCCATCAGTAATAAAGAGAGGAGACCTTACAATCGGGATTTCCACTCTGGGACATAGCCCCGCAGTCTCAAAATATACCCGCAGGCAGATTGAAGGCGTAATTACCCCTGAATATTCTGACATGATCCGACTTCAGGATGAGCTAAGGAACTATCTGAAGAAGCATGTGGGAGATCAGAGAGAGAGACAGAAGATTCTCTGGATAATTCTTGAGAACGAAGCCATCTGGAATGATCTTTCCGAATCATATGAAAAAGCGGCTGAAAGGGCATATGCGATAGTCTCAGATTACCTGGAAAATTCCAGTAGATGA